In Phragmites australis chromosome 18, lpPhrAust1.1, whole genome shotgun sequence, the genomic window TTACCATACTTGCCACCTAGGATTGAGCCTGCACCTGCAGTTCCATGATCTGAAACTTCTATGCATGCTGTAAACGATACTATCTGATCTAAATTTTGGATAACATGCAGCACTGAACAGCCATGCAGAAAGCTGCGAGATGGAGTCACAGGCAGTCGTCATTGATCCTGCTCTGCTTCGAACTCTAGAGGGTTTACTTCAGGAAATGTATGCATCATTACAACCAGAGCCAGTCGACTATGAGCACCGATATCTTATGATCAATGTCTTCAACAAAATTGCTGAACAAATTTTTGGTAAGAGATCTTTTGTGTGCCATCATGGGGTCAAGGACTTATATTCTCGTAATGTGCTCTTGTGATCATTGTTAACGATGATGCCTGGtgtttatttaaaatttaaaattgtatagacatatatatttccTGAAGTTGTGGAGATATACTTTAGAATCGAAATGTTTTAGACTTAGTAGGACCAAAACCGAGTATATGAAGTGCGATTTCGGTGTTACTAGGCATGATGGAGAAGATGTTAGTCTTGGTGGAGAGGTGGTTCCCAAGAAGGATACCTTCCGATATTTAGGATTGATGCTACAGAAGGATAGTGATATCGATAAAAatgttagtcatagaatcaaagcCGAATGGATGAAATGGCGTCAAGCTTCTGGCATCCTCTGTAATAAGAAGGTGCCACAAAAGCTGAAAGGTAAGTTCTATAGGACGACGATTTGACATGTGATATTATATGACGCCGAATGTTGGTCAACTAAAAGGTGATATGTCCAATAGTTAAGTGTAGCAGAGATGTATATGTTGCGATGGATTTGtggccatacaagaaaggatcggatccgaaataatgatatacatgatagGGTAGGTGTAGCGCCAATTGAAAAAAAGCTGTTCaacatcggttgagatggtttgaaCATATCCAACGGAGGCCTCTAGAGTCACCTGTGCATAGCGGGATACTTGAAGGCGCGCTGATAATATGAAAAGAGGGGTCGACCAAACCTAACATGAGAagagtctgtaaagagagacttgaaggaatggAGTATCCCCAAAGAACTATCTACGGATAGAAGCGCGTGAAAGTTAGCAATCCATGtgccagaaccataacttatgcattaGTCTTCTTATAccattattacttttattttgttactGTTACTAGTAACTTTATTGTCATTATTGTTtccacatcatctttttagttgtaTTTTGTGGGTTTCATATCTAGCCTACTCTAACTTGTTTGAGACAAAGGCTATTGTTGCTGTTGCTGTATAGACATATATATAACTTGAAATTACCACATTCATGAATGGTTGAAGGTTGCAGAACACCTATTATCTTGTAATCCTTAAGCACATGTGCAATCAGGTATGTTATCGAGTCACACACCAATGATATCTCGTTTTTTAAACACATGACAATTCAGATAACTATGCGACAGCAGAATAGGGTTTCACCAATCACCATACACCTCATTTATGATAGATATCTTACAAGCTTAGCGTATTAGAAAAAATATTACGCTTCAAATGGTAGGAAAAAACATATAAAGCAAATTTTGTGCTTGAACATGATAGAGCATAAAAAAAAGTGCATTCTGAAATCTGAACTTGGTTTAATTTATGACCTGTTAAGGTTTGGGGAATTTTGTTGGAACTTGGTTTAATTTGTGTTAAATTCCAGCCAAGTTCAACTCTTTTCAATGTCCAGCATGCGTTCTGCCGAATTGCATATCTACCACTTTTTACTAGGAAGGCTTTGCTTTCCATCTGAATATTTCGAAGTTGCATGATGGTGTGACCTGTTTGTGGCTGGTCCTTCCTTTCAGGTAAAAAGAATGGGCTTCCAATTGTGGAAGCATTTGGATCATTCACAATGGATCTATTTACTCCTAAAAGTGACCTTGACCTCTCTGTCAACTTTAATACTGATATCAAGGATCAGTTTACTCGCAAGGACAAGATTTCTGCTATTAGGAGGCTTTCCAAAGTTCTACATTCTCATCAGAGTAATTATTGTTCTTAGCAGATTTTTGTTACATCTTTCCTAGCATTTGTTTGTCCTTTCATCTTTGAATGTCCTCTAGATTTTGTTAGATATGCATTCTTAATTTGTTCCTGAATTACTTGCAGCATTAAGGATTGGAAAGTAATGTTAAACCATGTGTATTGGAGACCGTGTCGATGTCCTAAACAACGAGTAAAAGAGAATAGAGGTAGTACAAAGTAATCTTGAAGTGACCATAAATGTTCATCTAAGGAAATATAACTGCAGCAGTAGTAAATAGAGAAGCTGGCCGTGCAGTTTAGTGGAAACTGATCTGCTACCTAGCTTGCACCAGCATGTGCAAACAACAGTAATATGAGTATATGACACAATACAGACAATGTGAAATGGTTTTCAAAAGTTCTGACACACAGTGATGCCACCATGTGTGTATTAAAACTGTTTTGAaggaaaaattaaaaatgtaATGCATATGCTTTATTCACCTCAGATTGGCGTCTACATTGAGTTCAATATTTACTCCTGCAAAAGTCATTAATCCAGATTCACCCTTATAAAAAACTAACATGTTACTAATACCCTACAGAGGTGATTTGCACTGATCTTTCCCTGAAATGTTTCGTTATTGTTGTGAGTTTTGACATTACTGTAATCACATAAAATTGGGATGGCGATCTTGACTTGGCAGCAGCTTTCTATTACTATATTCCTTGAGCACTTGTACAATAAGATTCTTTTGTGACAGGGATGTAGAATAGGATTGATATAGGAGGGGTGTAGTGGAGGGGAAAAGTGAGGATAATGTAGCCAACAATTTTTCATTCTGATACATGTTGTTAGATTCCAGCATATTTTTCATCCCTGTACACGTTGGAATGTGACAAGGCTCTTAGCAGAAGCATTTCAATGCCAATAGTGTGTTGTCTTTTCCTTGTCTAATATATCTCTTATATTATCAATTTCAGGATACGGTCGTTGTTATGGGGTTTTACCTATTGTAACTGCTCGAGTTCCTGTACTGAAGGTTATTGATCAGGGAACTGGCGTAGAGTGTGATATTTCAGTAGAAAACAAAGATGGCATGTCAAGATCAATGATATTTAAATTTATTGCATCAATTGATGAAAGATTTCGGATACTGTGTTATCTGGTATAGCGATTTGTGTTGATATCTTGGTTTTGGTGGAGATGCTTACTGACATGAAACTACCCATATAAATTGTATGACAACAGCCGTTATGTTTATTTTGCAGATGAAGGTCTGGGCTAAGGCACATGACATTAACAGCCCCAAAGATCGAACAATGAGCTCGATGGCAATTATTTCTttagttgctttccatttacaGGTAAACTGACTTTGTTACTTTTAGTAGCTTCACCGTTCGTATGGAATTTCCATTATAGATCTGTGACCTGAATGTATATGATGGCTGTTAGTAGCAGCGCTCTTTCATATtcgaacaagaagaaaaatgcaTGCACTAATTAATTGTACAATGTGAATTGCAGACCCGGCGTCCTCCAGTATTACCTGCATTTTCTGTCATATTGAAAGGTACTCCCTTAATTTGAGCACATGTCATTCTCCTTGCTACTGCATTTTCTGGGATCATCCTGCTATCATCTGGCTATAGATAATAGTAAGATAGTTTCTATCCTCTTGCAGACGGTTCAGATTTTGCTAGTGTGGAGAGGAACGTCTCGCTGTTTGAGGGTTTTGGGAGCAGAAATAAAGAATCTATTGCTGAACTTTTTGTATCACTAATGAATAAAGTGAGTGGTTTAAAGTTCACCTTCTATTTATGTTTGTTGCATATCAATATTTTATGTTTGGACCCATAGGAAATGCTTTGATGACTTTCTATTTATGGTTTTGGGTATAGTTCAATTCCCTCACGACCCTATCATAAGTCGTTGTAGCTCATTCTGCTCATTTACATATACTCTGGGCCTTCTCTCGTGCAGCTAGTTTCTGTGGAGGGTTTATGGGAGCAAGGGCTCTGTGCCAGCAATTTTGAAGGATTATGGATCTCGAAGACCTGGGAAAGAGGTGTTGGCAACTTGAGTGTAAGTCTcctatgaatttggattttaaCTTTACATTGGATGACAAAACATTGTTCATCTACCCCAACAATTCATGCAGGTTGAGGACTTCTTGGACCGGTCTCAGAATTTTGCCAGATCGGTCGGGAAGGAGGAGATGCAGAAAATATGTGAATGCCTAAGGGTTACTGTTTCTAATTTGAGCGAGTTCTTTATGGGTAAAATTGATGCGCCCAAGCTAAAGGCCCGTTTGTTTGGGGCCCTTAACCAGGATAAGCCAATCACTAACATCAGTCAAAAAAATGCTAAAAGGAAGCGTGTTAATCCGAATAAGACAAGCACTAACCCTAGTAAGAAAAATGATAAGAGGAAGAACCTTGATCAGGATAAGCCAGTCACTTCTCCCGTTCAGAAAGATGCTAAGAAGAAGAGCAACCTGGGACCTGACTCAGGAAATAGTCATGTGCAACCAAGGAAAGCGAAGCATACTGTAAACACCGTCGGTGCTGCTAATATTCCTGTTTCTGGTTCACGGCCTCCTACTGTTTTTATCCCTCCCCAAATGCATCGACCCGTCTTCACCCAACCAAGTACTCAGTATGCACATATACCTCAGCATCTGATTACCCCTTCAGTGCTTGCCTATGGGTTGCCACGACCGCATTTGCATTCAGCTTATCATCCTCATCTGGGATTGGTAGGTCAACCGCAGGGTAATTTCATTCATTTAAATCCTGGAATGCAACTGCAGCATCAAGGCCAAGTTATGTTTGCTCCTCCAGCAGCCCACCGTCCAGTGATTGATGGGTTTCAGCCGTATGGTATCAATGGTGCTCTGCAGATGCAGCATAACGATCATAGGCTTCTTCAGAGGCCACCATCTGGAATTGGTCCAGGTTTCTGGAGATGACGGTTGCAGTTTGTAAAAGTAAGTAGCTAGTGGGGTTGAGGCAAAAGTTTAGTTTGTTGTGTACGTGGTGCGATTCTATTTGATCTGTTGTAAAAAAGAAATGTAACATCAGAAAGGGAACTGTAGCATCATTTGATTTATAAGCTGCTGATCGTACCATCTAGTTTTATCATCGTGCACATGATGAGCTTGTTTGAGGACTGAGACCAACATGTTCAATGTCATGTGGGGTGGTAAATGTGTCAGTCACATGCAGTGCCCTGCTGAAGGTGGTCAAGTTTGAAGTTTTTCTATAGATGGAGACTGGGAGCTGTGCGGGCAGCATTGTTGCTTGGACCGTGGAAATGCCGGATACATACTCTGCTTTAACGTGGTAAAGGCAGATAGGAGCAGTAGTTCGTGAGGCGTGCTACAGTGTTGGAACAGTACTGCAGCTGATTTTTACTGTTCATGAGCATACTATGTATCTTAATCCCAGGAGGCAACTGCTGCACCAAAATCACCTTGGTAGATGACCAGGATCTTGTGATTTGACTCTATGGATTAGCAGCGTTGAACGGAACCTCTTGTGGTCATTCCTGTCACGACATCATCGTTGTGAAGCAATGCCATAAATATTCAGTAGATGCAGAGCTCAGCTGAGGTATGTGGTAGGTCTTAATCGCTCTTAGACATGATCACTAGCTTTTAAAATTGAACACATACATTTTTAGCAGAAGCGTGAACGTATTATTGGAGCCGAACGATGCCATTAAGTACTTGATGATAGCTTGGAGCAGAGAGAAGTAGATGCAGCAGGTCTGATGCAGAATCAGATCGCCTACATGTAGTCGAGCCTGTGGACGCTGGCTTGGTGTAGCTGGTCAACGTGAAgatggtggcggtggccttcATCCTGTTGTTTGTGCTCCTCTGATCGTCTTAAGGTTTAGGAGTCTAGGATCAACTTAAAACCTCACAGGCTCCCTCTCATCTATATAGACACAGCACGAAGTGGGACCACAACCAAAACATTCGTGTGCTTCTGATCAAACCATGTATGTGAGGGACGTAGTCTCCCTTAGGACTCGGTCTCCAGTTTAGTTATGTGAGGGAGGCCGAGATCAATATCCAACATTCTTCCCCTTGATCATAAGGTTGACATCATGAACCCACTCTCAATGAAACATCATACCAAGGCAAAGCGTTACAACTGCGAAATGCCACTGAAACCAAAAAACCTCGAAATAGATATTCGTTATGCTTAATGAGAGTTGGTTCATTTTATGATCATTTTATCTAGAATCATAGGTTTTCCAATAATCCATGCTGGTAACATAATCATGAAAATTATAGGGtagtaagcctttagtgagagGCGTCACAAGCATTGTCTTAATACTTATATGCTTAACATTGATAGTTTGTTCTGGATTCTACCTTTCACAACATAATACTCAATGTTGATGTATTTGACAGCACCACTCGACATGTTGTTACTCGTTTAGAAAGCTAAGTATAACATAAGTAGTTTAGTAATGCTATCTTATATTCTTAATTCCGGGATAACATAAGTTCTTTAATCATACAGCTTGCCTGGTAGCTTCATAACATGttacaaactcagcttgcatcatTGATGATATCGTAAGTGTCCGTTTAGAGTTTTTTCATGAGATACTCCTTTGACGAGGGTGAGGATATAACATGtcgtggatttcttagtatcaACGCACCTCATAAAATCTGCATCCGAACAACCAGCAATTTTAAGGTTAtcagattttctaaatatgagtATGTAGtacttagtgccttgcaaacaACGAATGCCTTTCTTAACGGTTTTCCAGTGGTGCAGTCCTGGATTTGACTTATATTTGCCAAGCATCCCAGttacaaaaattaaaattagggCGCGTACATAATACTTCTTACAGCTGAAACATAAGGAACCGACTTTATCTGATCAGTTTCATAATGGTTCATCGGACATTGTGTATTAAAATATCACAAACTTATTACCCTTAACAATATGAGCAGGCGAGACACAATAATTATGCATATTATATTTCTTTAGCACTCTGTCCATGTATGCTTTTGGACCTATCTCGGAGAACATCAATACAAAGAATATAAAAACTTCACTGAGATCCTTCTTAtgactaagatggtgaattttccaTTCTAAACTTTACTTAAATGCACTTGCTCGTGACTTTATAGAGAATCCTTAGTTGAGCTTTATTATGgtcaatcccttctctttgagTCTTTCTTTGAACCTTTTGATGCTTCCTTTAGAGCCACAtttggttttgtagacccataTAAAGCCTATTATTTTGGCCCCATCAGGAATTTCTAGTAAGTCTCATTCATCATTATGTGAATACTCTTTATATTAGTTGGGATCTTCTGGGACTGTTGAGACTCATCGTTAGGTGTTTCATTAGGAAAAATCTCAATAGCTCCCCCTCAATTTATGCAATAGTCGGAATCAGAGAAGTCTAAATGGTGGAGAATCGTTGCTCCTAAAACGTGACCTAAAAGATAATACCACAATTTTGAATAAGTTTCATTATTCATGTCACAAACATTTAGATATATCAAGAATTCATTCAGAGGAAACTAAATAATTTCTGAATTTAAACTTAATAATACAACTATTATCTCTAAAATTACATTAATAACCATAATCGTCCAATAAAGAAACTAAAGTAAGATTGCTCCTATGGaggaaacataaaaatattattaacgGAGCTTCTTCTTAAATTTGTAATccccttgattttttttttttgttggagcCACTAACGTTATGcttataatatttatttttggcCCTCAGTCTCTCCTCCTCTAGGATACACATcgcgatcaagtcgctcatggtctacttcttcttctgagtgttgtaattgATTTTAAATGGAGTAAACTCACGAGGTAGAGAAGTCAAAATGAAATACATAAGAAAACCCTCAGAGATTTTCGTGCCCATACCCTTGAGCTTGGCAGTcatgtctgtcatcatcatgatgttaTTTCTTATGCCGTCGGACctattatacttagtgttgaggagttTCTGAATATGTGTACTGGTATAAACCTTAGAGGTGCCTTTGAATTGCTTCTCCACGGATGTAAAGTATATCTTAACATTCGCTAAGTTAGAaattgctccccttatagcatctgagatcgagttcctcattatcattagtgatatgcggttctgaaaggatcgaatggtctAAGAGGGGTGGTGAATTAGGCTATTAAAAATTTACTTCTACCaaattctagaacaagtagcaactttagcctagatgaattgaaatacgactacacgatcaaactagaTGGAAGCACGATCAAgttagaacacaaagtaaatacgaaaagaaaagcttgcaagaagtaaaatgcgcaaatgtaaatgcagaaaagtaaggagatggacaagagaacaccgattttttcccgacgTATCGAGAATTTGGCACTCTCCCTTAGTCCTCGTTGCagcatccacaaaggatatagctcccccttgagtcatgAAGTCTTAAGTTCTCACTCATGATTATCATTTCTCTATCTCTAGATTGAtgggcatcaaaccaaacacatagcTCTTTCCGAAGCTCCCACAAGAAAAAACTCCAAGAACTCaccgagacacctccaatcaccaaagaccggttaggtgttgccaaccaccaagagtaacaagctaatagcttcacttgataaAAATTAAGCccagactacagctagatgcacactcgctactcttgaagcactaataaagtccttaaccttcaattagggatttgaaaatcaactcaaacgctctctctttctttttgatGACATACACAGTGTATGAAACtcctctgggttgcaagagtagggatgtcaacggggTCCCGATTCCCGTTCCTCGacggggaattcccctattaaGGGATGGGATGGAGccaattcccccccccccccccgcggaGGGTTTAATGGGAGAAAACTCTCCCCCGTCGGGTATGGCGGGGGCGGGGACGGTTCCCTATCCCCCGTCCCCGTTTCCTCGCGGGGCCAATTTCCCAAAATACTTAAACTCCCCATGGCCCATATATGCAAGAAACAGCCCAACTAAAGCCCAACCCACCAAAGCCCGTCAACCAGCGGGCCCTTCACCGTGCTAGCGTAGCGGAGACGGGGAACCCGTCGGGTATACATTCCCCACGCGGGGACAGGGATGGGAGAATTTTCTCCTCCGCAGGCAGGGATAGGGAAAATTCCCCCAATCGGGGCATGGATGGTTACTCATTCCCCGCGGGAAATTTTCCCGTTGACATCCCTATgcaagagagagaaatgaaaccaagtgaggtgGTATTTTATAGCCTAGGGATCCAAAATTAGCCGTTGtctaaccacccactttttctatTAGCACCAGATGATCCAATGAGTACCATCTCAaatacactggacaatccggtgagtagaaaCTCCAGAGATAACTATGTCAGCTGCCATTAGCCGTTGATCCTCCTGTGTACTAATCCAGTGACCATTGAAGTAACATCGGACAATCCGGTTAGAAGAACCAGACCAAAACACTCATTgcaaacctctctgcaagaattagtctggtgatgTAATCTTTAcctacaccggaccatccggtgagtgaagCCTCTTCTGAACCTCTCTACAACATTGCTCTGGTGAATTTGTCTGGTGAGCACAACGtaaacactggactatccggtgagtaaaGCTTCATTTTTTTGCACTTGGAATTtgcctttgcaagaaatagccTGGTGATCCCCTCTTtctatcaccggataatccgatgagctcaaattcatttttccttggAAATTTTGCTTCTACTGAAAAAAGTCTGGTTCACTCACCActctaacaccggaccatccagtgaaacACTTCGAATACTTTTGAACACGTGTCATCGAAAAAATCTTCCAGTGATTTCACTAGTTAGACACCGGATCATCATATGCACTAAGTTCTCTTCTGCTTTGAACCAAAAGAATAACTTCGGTGAGAATTTTTTTCAAGTcaacggactatccggtgaggtataTTTGttgctgagctcgtccaattcaactctctttgagctctaacttcttgacGACTCAACCAAGGCCTTCTATGAGTTACCTACTGCAAGAAATTCATAAatatgcatcaaaccaagtctagatttagtagatcaagctactactatTAGCCTATCTTTATAGTACGactcaaaagactaagaaaaaagATATATACTACTCTAAATATCATACATCtactttgtgacacttagaactaaaagaTCATTAATCTTGACGCACAAGActtttgatcgtccatataatcaacttaggaaacaagaatacccaattatcactgtgaactaaaatttttgatacctttcaaaacacacttgttagtcacaatgatacgattgtcattaattaccgaaacacttaccacttacctagagacctagatgctacaggtTTGACCACTTCCACTTATTAGAAAGTgtatcataagttttctttagttcatcataattCTCCACGCTAATGGCGGGAATAGTGGAAGCGTTAAAAGTCGAAGAGAAAAAATTTGGGTCAGATTAAAACATTATCATGA contains:
- the LOC133898987 gene encoding protein HESO1-like isoform X2, with translation MAAAATSLPAPHKAEPSSPRHHHPRPSVAISWDSEALNSHAESCEMESQAVVIDPALLRTLEGLLQEMYASLQPEPVDYEHRYLMINVFNKIAEQIFGKKNGLPIVEAFGSFTMDLFTPKSDLDLSVNFNTDIKDQFTRKDKISAIRRLSKVLHSHQRYGRCYGVLPIVTARVPVLKVIDQGTGVECDISVENKDGMSRSMIFKFIASIDERFRILCYLMKVWAKAHDINSPKDRTMSSMAIISLVAFHLQTRRPPVLPAFSVILKDGSDFASVERNVSLFEGFGSRNKESIAELFVSLMNKLVSVEGLWEQGLCASNFEGLWISKTWERGVGNLSVEDFLDRSQNFARSVGKEEMQKICECLRVTVSNLSEFFMGKIDAPKLKARLFGALNQDKPITNISQKNAKRKRVNPNKTSTNPSKKNDKRKNLDQDKPVTSPVQKDAKKKSNLGPDSGNSHVQPRKAKHTVNTVGAANIPVSGSRPPTVFIPPQMHRPVFTQPSTQYAHIPQHLITPSVLAYGLPRPHLHSAYHPHLGLVGQPQGNFIHLNPGMQLQHQGQVMFAPPAAHRPVIDGFQPYGINGALQMQHNDHRLLQRPPSGIGPGFWR
- the LOC133898987 gene encoding protein HESO1-like isoform X1, giving the protein MGCSDLDPSPHRDVLRPDHDGRRPPWLPPLLRSPPHTKPSPPLPDTTTPALNSHAESCEMESQAVVIDPALLRTLEGLLQEMYASLQPEPVDYEHRYLMINVFNKIAEQIFGKKNGLPIVEAFGSFTMDLFTPKSDLDLSVNFNTDIKDQFTRKDKISAIRRLSKVLHSHQRYGRCYGVLPIVTARVPVLKVIDQGTGVECDISVENKDGMSRSMIFKFIASIDERFRILCYLMKVWAKAHDINSPKDRTMSSMAIISLVAFHLQTRRPPVLPAFSVILKDGSDFASVERNVSLFEGFGSRNKESIAELFVSLMNKLVSVEGLWEQGLCASNFEGLWISKTWERGVGNLSVEDFLDRSQNFARSVGKEEMQKICECLRVTVSNLSEFFMGKIDAPKLKARLFGALNQDKPITNISQKNAKRKRVNPNKTSTNPSKKNDKRKNLDQDKPVTSPVQKDAKKKSNLGPDSGNSHVQPRKAKHTVNTVGAANIPVSGSRPPTVFIPPQMHRPVFTQPSTQYAHIPQHLITPSVLAYGLPRPHLHSAYHPHLGLVGQPQGNFIHLNPGMQLQHQGQVMFAPPAAHRPVIDGFQPYGINGALQMQHNDHRLLQRPPSGIGPGFWR